The Clarias gariepinus isolate MV-2021 ecotype Netherlands chromosome 24, CGAR_prim_01v2, whole genome shotgun sequence region gTAAAGTTATATTGAACGAATCCCTGATTAGCTGGAAAAGTAACATGTGATTCACTTATCAATCACTATTTAATTTAAGTATTTGTACAAGCTGCGGCTTTTAGGCCCTTGTGCAGGTGTGTATCAGAGTgaaaaacacactcactgtttaTTGGACTAAAATAAACTCCACTCCACATTAGCACCCTGTATACTGAACCTCATACTGaatactgagtgtgtgtttcatgtACTGAGATGAGAAGCACAGATGATGATGTATAGTTTATACAGTGTGGAGTTCAGGAACACTTACCCATCACTACTGTAATCTCCTCTGTTCTGTCTCCATCAGTGACCTGACACAGGTAATGTCCTCTATCTGACTCTGTACAGTCTCTCAGCTGTAAGGAGACGTTTCCTCTCTCCAGCTCCTGAGTGAACAGACTCATTCTGCCCTCGTAACGTCTCCCCTCTGTCACCTGTCTGTTcttacagacacaaacacagtctGTCTTCTTAAACCACCGGATCTCCATGTTAACAGCACTGATTTCAGGAGACAGACGACACGAGAGAGTCACAGCAGAGTGATTATACAACTCTCCACCAATGGGACCAATGAGTTTAAACTCATCTGtgtaggaaacacacacacacacacacacacacacacacacacaattagttCAAACTGCAATATATAATAttgataaatactgtatatctgtgtaAATGTAACTTACTGTTTGCAGTCGccatctttatctctttctgtcggttcaaactaataaaatcctaaacacacacagaaagagagaggcatccttttaaacaacttaactcacacaaacacactgttagaAAGCACAATTCCACGGTGTATTTGGAGGATTAGTTTAACAGGTTATTGAGTCGTTGGTGACTAACATGTactttagcatgatgctaactccTCTTACCTTTTCTGTTCCTCATATAAACATATCTGCTGCTTTAGCTGAAGTCTGTCCACATTTCACAGCGGCTCATCTATAAATTTCTCCTGTTTTAAACCGTTATATCAGGAAGTGTATCGGTGCAGTTGTTCTGTTTCCGAGTCCAGAATTACTTTCACTTTCAGCTCCATTACAGAGAGAAAGCCCCGCCCCTTCACTTCTGATAACCCCGCCCCCTCCCCTCTGATAACCCCGCCCCCTGAGCTCAGCACTAATGGTTCTTAATTATGCacatacagttgtgttcaaaataatagcagtgtgttgaaaaaagtgagtaaagttccatatccatataataacttttaatttaaatcacataaatgcattggactccctgcacattctatactgaatcacaacatgaagaaaaatgtactaaatgtattattagtttaatgtaagtgaaaaaaaaaaattagtctgttaaaaaattcagcagtgtggagttcaattagagaaataaattattctgtgaGAAACAGGagtcaaacaagttccccttatttaaggataaacgcagaaaaggttgtcctgtgcatctctctctgaaaatcagagtaaaatgggtcgtttcagacattgtttagaagaacagcgtactttgattcaaaagttgattagagatgggaaaacatacaaagaagtgcagaaaatgatcgGCTGCTCTTTAATTCTAATATTAAACTCTACATTTGGTACAGACTGGACTCTGGTtttatatgtgtacaaagaagcataaacacataaacaaataTCACGTTTAGAAACAGAAGAGCTCCAGACCTCAGATTAGGGAGTAAAAGTGACTCTGTATCTGAGTACAAAACATGAACAGTGTGTCATTatgaatgtttataatgttttagacTGTGAGTTCAGTTCCTGTACATGTTTTAATACACTGTGTACAACATTAAGTATTTTACTGTATGAACATAACagctgtacattttaaaatctaatcTGTAAATCTACATGTATTATTTATTCTGTGAATTTcttctgcatatatatatatatatatatatatatatatatatatatatatatatatatatatatactgtatatttgttaaGTTTATATCTCTACTCATTAAGTTGATGACTTTAATTTGACTATTTTTGTAGTGTACCTCTGGTATTGCTACACTTAGATCGTCCACAAGGGGGCAGCATCCGctcatgtattttattttgatttataaatgCCCTGATGCTGACCCCCTTGTgtcatttatttcttctttttgcgacctaagtaaaaaaaaagtggtggaactcaaacccacaacctttaaatatctttaaatcTGAGCTCAGAATCCCAAATCCACTGCAGATCCTGTGGAGAGTTTCATTACTGATGCTTTGcccctaatattgagtaggtccccctttTACCACCATAACAgagatgcactgtgtgttctaaaacctttctatcacaaccaacACTGACCTTTTCAGCAGTTTGATCTACATTAGTgtttctattggatcagactacacaggccagacttcactccccatgtggaTCAGTGAGCCTCAGCCACCCAtaaccctgtcaccagttcaccggttttaCTTTATTGGATCACATTTTGtgtgtcctgaccactgcagaccagaaaCATCCCACATATATACACAATGTTGTCCGCGATAGAAAGTTGAGTTTCATTTAGGAACATATCTAATGACAAAACTCACAACACGTCTCAGAACATTACTGTTCCACAGTGAGGGTGGTGTTGCTCAGGACCATAAATTGGACTCTTTATTTGACTCTAGATGTTTCTGTAATACACAGTTTATGGAGTTCTAACCTGTTGCAGTGGATTGTGTGACTGCAGGAACCTGATTATTGCTTTTAACGTTTATAAAATGTCAAACTTCCCTAATTAGTGCACAGTATAGTGGATATAGTGGGTGTGGATCATGAATAATTTGGTGTTTCATTATTGTGGCCTGGTGTTATCATCCACTACACACCTCAATCGTACACAGCTACAAACATCACTCCTAAACATCTGGAggaaaatctttatattttagataaGCAGAGCACAATAGAACATTTcatattgtttgtgttttttatttcttttctattaCAATCTAGAAATGAAACACATGTTGTACATGTGAACATTTATACtagataaaagaagaaaaagaaaaaaagaaataaaatccaaTACAGTGTGTTGAGGGTCAACAGTAGCTCGTCATGCTTAATTAATCTATAATGAATCTCTTTAATGAGTTTTGACTGACAGAAATTAAAACGCTACAGTcggttaaataaaatgttaaactttaCAACTTGGGAAACACTGATGATCTGAAGAGTTATGAAAgatgaaaatatttaaacattatttagtcGGTACATGtaatcaatttaattaaattttttttttttaaattgtaaaaaaaaaaaaaaaataagcagttCAGCAAAACACCTAAACCATGATTTCTAATGAACATAGTCAGGGaaaaaaatgggggaaaaaacactgacaaaatcaataaatgctccacaaatgaaactaaatatatacatatatacttaaGATCTCAAACACATTCATGTTGAAGGTTTGAACCGTGACACATGTGATAAAAATCAGTAGTTACATGATGGATGAGTTTGTTGTTATGGTTACAGGATGCTGTTACTGGAGTCGTCTCAGGATCTCAACAAAAACTCAGCAACCTGGCTTGGAATACCTGTCTCTAATCCACTTATTTAATGTCTTTCTGAGGATTTTAAACACCAAGCAATAAAGATGATGATGTATTATTTCACTGTTTTTGTGTCTCTGATTGAGCATTGTGTCCAGAGCAGGTACCAAGTGGgacagcaggtgtgtgtgtgtgtgtgtgtgtgtgtgtgtgcaactgACATGTTGATGTACATTATATTCACATAGAGGGAAACCTGTGTGTGGATTCTTTCACCCAAAACCTGAACAACACTGAAGATCTGGACTGAAATTCCCATCAAGAATATTAGAAAACTTTACAACTTCACCTCTGAATATTAATTCAGGATGAATAATGTGTTATCATCAGTTATCATTTTgtgaataaagagagagagagagagagagagagagagagagataaatgaCTGCAGGATCAAGGATGTGTACCTTATAGTACATTGATTTAATCTGAATCGAATACAATATTGAAAAAACAGAAAGCTGATAAATTCAACAATgacatcgtcatcatcatcatcatcatcatcaaaaccCTTTATACTGAAGAAGAAAGTtagtattattaaaatatttcaaacacTTTTTCAAGCCTGGGTGTTAATCAAATCATATCAAAGATAAAGACAAAGACGACTCGTTTGTTTTCCGACTTGGTTACGGTTACAGATTCTCAAGATATAGAAGAGAACTCCTTCAACAGAACATCCTGACTCAGGGTGTTGAGAGAAACGTTCTTCCTCACGTTCAGACTGACGGAGCGCACCAGCTCCTTGAAGAACGCCGTTTCCTTGGGCTGCTCCGAATAGCACTCGAACTGGTCCAACCCGTCCTGCAGCTTCAGAGTCAGCGTGTCGTAGTTGGAGCGCACCACTTCCAGGACCTGGTCTTCTGAAAGCTGTGAGATGTGGTTCACAGTGGTGTAATTCGATCTTCGGGTTGAAATAGTTCTTGCCATAGAAACCATTCTTCCAAGGACCTGCAGAAAAGCAATATGAAATCACACTCATTTGCTATAAACACATCCATGGATTTGCTCTAGTAATACAAGTTCTCAGGCAAACAGTAACATTTCTGGTAGAATAATTAAGTACTTGTCCCAGATGTCCAATACAGTTATGGttagacatttacatttgacaTCATGAGTATAAATGTCATGACAATATTAAGCTTGCAgtgagttaattttttttccaattgtacaacatacattttttatgcaaaaaatatattttttgtttatattgcaatttaattattaaaatatacatacacacatgtggTTGAATGACCCTTAGCaagcttttattaaaataaaaaaaataataaaataaaaaaatctcaccATCAGTCAGAAACTAGTGACAAGGCTAGCATTTGTCCTCTCCAGTACATGTCCTCCCTGCTTGATGTAACAACCACCAAAACGGAGGTACAACCATGTTTCGTGTCAGAAAGTACACGTGTTCATTCTTAGCAGTGCATGACCTGTATCTCACAACAGTGAGTACTTAACCTAATTCAATCAATTGTCAAACAGGTGTCACCTTTAAATTGTCTATATCTAACAAAGACTTGTCCTACATGTGGACACACAGCATTGCTGCTCATAGGacaaacagatgcagatgaGACAACAGATGGAACATGAACAGCATCCTCAATGTTCCTATAAGTATTAACTCAGCAGGGAAAGTGAATATTGCTGATGTCtccacactcacatacacactgatAGATCGTCTCGAGTCATACAGTCTAAACTGGAATCAGGTTGTTGGTACACTGTTGGGTAACTGCAGTGTCCCCTTATCCAGAGCTGTGAGGGACAAAACACACCATGATTAATTGATGTCAAATTGCAGAGTAAATGTTACATAATTCAAAGAACAGAATTAAATTTTCAGTCAATATTTTGTCTCATAACAGTTAACATTAGCtatgtcataatgttatggctgatcggtgtacagAACTGACAATCCCACATGATTGTTCTCAGCCTTTATAGTTTGAAATGGCTTCACAGACATGCTGATGCATTTCCCCACAGATCACTAGTGTAATATAAAGTCGCTTCTTTTTTCTACTCTAGGACGCCATGATCCTCATCTTGTCCCATCTGCTCCATTAGGATCccaaagtactgtatgtgctgatGTAATAAAAACTGAAGACAAGATTTTTCATATAGTACATTTTCTTAGCAGCTTTCTGCAAGTCGTGAATgggtattatgtttttttttttcaataactcaaaaattttatatttcatctcagtaacaaaggttttttttttgtcatgatgttaggtttaattgaaaaaaaaattgtttctttaattatctgttatttattttcatagagcattttaaaaaatattgtacatttattattattattattatgatgatggcCATAAAGGGTACATTAGTATTCTTACACACATTTTTGGAtttcaagagttttttttttacatttttctcctgtatttattattaatatgacaaaggatgttttatatattttaaattctaaCGTGGTacaagagagacaaaaaacattgataaaattatctttttatttttactttggtgGGGGTTTTTTTTAGgcgtagtagtaatagtaattataatagtaatagtagtaattATAGTAATAACAGTAGTTGCAACAAGAGCAATAATGGGTTCCTTGAAAAACCTTAGGAAAATGGTGTTTTGAAAGCACCCAAAACTGATCCAGACTAAGATGGGAAAATGTTCTTTAAGGACACTAATAAACTCAGagaactggtatgtttaaagGGTTCCAGTGTGGCAAACTGTCCCAACATTTCAGGCCTGGTCTTAAACATCCTGTAGGGcaactgattatttattttttcaaaataacGTATTTCCTTTAAAAGTTTGTATTAAAGTTTGTATTACAACTGCAGAAACAAACATGTATCTTATAGATTTCTGTAATGAATTCATGAATTGGATTACAGTTTTGTTTAGATTTTGACACTTataaatcagatttaaaaaaattactttcagTTGAGCGTACTGTATGAACAATATAAATTTGAAGATTTCcttagaaggttttttttttatatatgataCATATTATAGCATTACATAACACTATGTTGTGTGCTGGGGTGTAACGCGGTGAAGTCTTAGACACACAGGCTACATATGTTGCAATCTAAGACCTCACCAGCAGGGGGCATCATGgagaaatataaaagtatatattttttttaaatgcttaaaaaaacatatattttatatgccTTTATTTTTGTAATCATTATGTGATTATACAAATCTATCTctcaataattttatttatgaaaagaaaacagaaatcaaTAAGCTgaggttttgttgttgttttttccctctattTCTGAACTCAGCACCTTGTAATGTGTCTTCTGTGCTTTGTCTCTGGTTTCAGGCTCATTCTTGCCATGTGGCCTGTGAGTTCCCTTATCAGATACATTATTGTGTTTGATTGTTACATGATTAATCTGTACTGGGATGTAACACTACTGATAGTGCGCATACTGAGGAAAGGCATTTTTCCACAAACTgctaaaacacatttatgacatGAATTAAGAATCttaaatgaacagaaactaGATTTGGACAATAAAAGCACCACTTAATTATAAGAGATAATAACTGTTTTGAAAACAATGATCATGCAAAAATGAAGGATGATTTCATAAagaaattgtacaaaatataaacaaaatatctatttttattgaGATCACAGCACATGAAAGTCATATATGGCTACAACATGGCAGTGTTGATCAGTAATGAAAAAATACTTTCAAGTTAATATGTGAATATAGAAAACCCATCAACCCATCTGCACTTACAGTAAGAATCAGTAGGTTCTCTGACACTTTATTCTTAGTTTGAATTCAAATTCAGtacaaattctatttgtcacatacattcATAAAccgtcatacacagtatgatatgcagtgaaatggttGTATAACCGCCCATGACCTAACAGTCTGGTGATTGTGCTCCTAGATGTTATAATACTAATTATAGAAGCAATTAGTGTTTTGAAGATGTACGACAACAtgaactgtaaatataaatagatataaTGTGCTTCTATGTTCACATATTATTTTGTCAaaattttattgtataaaaGGCATCGAACACATTGAGGCATAATATTATTTCTTCAGTGTTCAGTGACAACAGGAGAGaggaaatacatttatattctcctgattaaacaaaagggttctagcagGCAAGAGCCATGTGGATGTATATTCGTCTgggtacaggatatagaaggtgttaccacataagacatcaggaagcacagtgaggggtctgttctcagggcacaggaatcttcttattcgattacaatgtcttacaatattataaaaccttacattcAGTTTGTAAAATGTCCCAAAATGTCCCACTCATAAGACTTGATTAATTCCCTGCATGCCAAGAAACGAAGAAGTAActgttaatatattttatgtgtgttaatatatttttaatatgtttttaggggccgtggtggctcagagggttaaggcactgagttactggtCGGTAGGTCAGTGGTTCGAGTCTCACCTCCAATAAGTTGTCATTGTCCAGgagtgctgtatcatggctgaccctgcactctgaccccagttacgctgggatatgtaaGGAAAagattttactgtgcagtaatgtatatgtgacaaaaataattaacctaAATTATATTAACACACTTACAGCCAACTGAACAgatcatataaaaatacaaatctaCACTATACATGCTGGTAAGGGCATTTTAATGCCGAGTTTTTCTAACATAAAAGTTAAGTTGTGAACTTATTAGCTCCTTAATTAACCTTATGCTAATCTCTCTTCTCAGTGATGTCCACCATCAGGGCCATCAGGGACTCTGGTATAACGGGCATTTTCCCAGTGGGCCAATGCAATTTAGGGCtgatacaaattattattattattattattattattattattattattattacatttattgattgattttttttgcctttcacGGAGAGACTGGGATCCACTGAGGGACCCATTGATTTGTCTGCTGACAGCATAAGACCAATCACGTGACACCATAGTGATGAAGTACCTAGCTCCGCCcatataaaaaataagtcattttttaaaagctaTGTGAGAAAAAGCTTAAAAGTTTGCAACCAAATGTGCAAAGATTCCAGACATCTGTAGAGACTGCTGCAGTCAGCTCCTCTTCATTGTGCAGCATCATCAGACAGGTGTAGAAGAGCAGGTTTAGAGTCATAGAGGGGAGCAGGAGTGAACTGTAATCGATGATGAGGGCCGGAGTGAAGGGCAGAatgaggaggagcaggaggagaggGAGCTGAATCAGTAGGGAGGAGCTTCATCATAACAGGACCTCATTGAGAGGTAGCCtatcctagtgtgtgtgtgtgtgtatgtgtgtgtgtgtgtatgtgtgtgtgtttgaaaagcAAGATATCTTATATGCAGTGCAGCTAAATAAAGTAATTGGATGTTTATCCCAGTCCAGCTCTGTCCACTGTCTCTGGATTGTACGCTCAGTTTCTGACTGGGTGAGTGTCTGAGACTTTATAAACTCTGTTATTTAGtgaaaaaattctttaaatttcaGAGAAATTCCCTTTGATGCCTCTCCGGTTACAGCTGCTCTTTTTGGCTCAGAGTTGCTTCTCACAGATTTCTGATAAACCTCTTCAAAGCAGACTGTAagtcaaacaaacacaaaaacaaacaaacaaaaaccactcTTTTTCAggatatttaaattttctgacatgtactgtacatgggtgGTGTCTGTCTAGACCAATTCTTCTACTGTAGTGTTGAGCTGCCTGGAGCAAAAAGGCCAgggctgatttatttttatcccaGTTCAGCCCTGTGCACAATCACTGGCTGAAAGACTTTATTTCAGACTGGGTGAGTGTCTGTGGCTTCATAATGTTATAAAGTTATAATGTCATCTGTTATCCAGTGACAATATAGTCGGTCAATGTCTGAAAGATTCCCTTCGACACTTCTTCTGTTACAGCTGCTCTCTCTGACTCTGAGCTGCTCACAGCTTTCCCATAAACCTCTTTACACAGACTGTGAGTCTCTGTGAGGTCTAAAAGTTTCTGTTCAAGAGTCTTAAGCTCTCTGTTCTTCTCCTCCATCTGTCTGATGAACTCTTCCTGCATCTTTGTTTTCGAGGCCAAAATGTTTCTCTGGAGTTCAGGcaggatggtctttatgaggtttctctctgtctccatcCTGACCTCTCCTTCATACACCTCCCTGATCTCCTCTATCTCCTGTTGGTGCctctcctccatctctctcctctccctctctctcttttcttttagtttcttcaccttttcttccatttctgtCCTTCGCTCTACCTCTTGTTTCAGCTCCCTCTCAagttctttccttttctcttcatctctctcttctttcatcTTTCTCTCCAGTTCAGTTGTTCGCTCATTCAGTTGTCTGATGTCTCCTTCATGCTCCTGGATCACTCCCTCTATATTTGTCAATGATTGCTGCACCTCCCTTTCCATTTTTTCCTTTACCTCCATCTCCTCTCtcattcttttttcttcacttttctTCAGGATCTTAGTCTCCATTGCTCTAATCTGAGATTCTGTCTCCAGGTAGATCTCACTGCTGTAGAATTTCTCTCTGTTTCCTTCCACCATCTTCTCTATCTTCTCTAGCAACTCTGAGACCTGAGAACCATCTCCTCTCTCCTTAATATTAAGACAGTGAAACCTGTTTCCACATTTCTCTACAAGTCTCTGGACCTCCTGGTCTCCTGATTGAATAAACTTCTTAATGTTCTTCTTCTGAAGATCATCAGTAACACTGAATATGATCATGGTGTTTTTCCAAAATCTCTCTCCAAAAGTCTCCTCTATCTTCTCCAGCATCTCACTCTCCTCTCCTGTAGGCTGTTTTACAGGTATGACCAGGAGGAAGGCGTGGGGTCCTGGAGCAGACTTCTGGACACAGAGTCCCACGTCATGTTGCAGCTTCTCCAGAGAGAGTCCAGGAGAGAACCAGTCAGGAGTGTCCACCACAGTCACCTTCCTCCCAGCCACATCCCCCTGTGTGCTCTCACTCTGCTGGGTGGATGTAGATGTAGCTCTAGATGTAGCAGCCTGGTTCCTCTCCTCTCTGCTCAGGATGGTGTTTTCTGCTGCACTCTTCCCAGACCCCGTCCTCCCCAGCAGCACCAGCCTCAGTTCTGCCCCAGGAACCGACACTGGAGAATGTAGACTACACGATTCTGCATCCACTAAAAATGAACaagaataaatcatttaatacaGAATCACTTACTGCATTGTAGTGATTATATTGTTCTCTGGAGTACAGTGGTGGCCTGTCTGAACATTAATGATGAAAAGGCTACATCATTTAACTAACTCAAGTTTAAATACCACAACATAAAGAGTTGCTTTTaacattaatatactgtatgtgtggagcTAGAAATAAAGCAATTTTGTAATGGTGAGGATCTCATTAAAGTAATGTTTTATACACTATAATTAACCACTTTCAATGTTTAAATTACACTTCTTATAGTTGCTAAATAGTTGCACCATTAACTatcagtatatttatatagtttacATGATTTATTGACCATAGATTTTGAAGTACTGgcatttgaatttgaactaAATAACctattttaattacataaagTAACAAATTACTCACTAGTTAGAGGCAACACTTCTTTGCTGTTTCTTTTGAgacatatttttaaagaatgaagtgtaaTTATCTTTTAAGACCCGATAAAGAAAAAAGGACCTCTATGAGAGTGAATTGCAGGAACAGCAGTCTAATAAACTAGTATTTTCCAGTTTAATGTCAGCAGTAACAGTTAAGTTTCAGTGCACGTCTCTCTCACATGCTATCCTAGCTGGGTAGTTCATAAACCTCACAAAACAGTTAGGAGTCTCCAGGAAGGTTAGGTCTGGCTTTGTTTTAACAGTAATATATGTGTTtaggagaaaataaaacaattgtttatgTATATTCCTAGCtgatgaataattattttacccACTTTGTCCTAATTTGGTCATTTCTAAGTCCCTCCCACTAGTGATTTTTCTCCTTTAACAGCTACAATTCcatttcacacaaacaaaaagggcAAATCCTATTCTGTTACTCTGTTCAGGATCCCTGAATATTTACAGATATTTCTCTCTTAtctattagatgttttttatttgtgaatgataatattttatattagttttacaCAATATTGATCTTTTTACTGTAAtctaattataaatgtaaatgtctacaTCTGCCTGCTGTGTCTCTTTATAGTCGTCTCTTTTACCCCTAAACTAGTGTTGAGTTACACACTGAACAACTAACATTAATCACTTACATGTAGGACGACGTCCCTCCATactgtttcttctcctgatTGGTGCTGCTGAGTCCTGAGTCTCTCCACTCACTAGGAAACATCAGAACCAGTCAGAATGAGAGAGACATTCTTCTATAATTAATCACTTTCACTGTTTAAATTACACTTCCTTACAGTAGCTGAAGAGTTGCATCATTAAGtatcattacagtatatttcatgtCCTTACATATGATTTATTAGGTGTAGATTAATATTTCAAGTGCGTCTTGAAAAGCTTTTAACTGCTTACTGTAACAAATTACTCACTATATGGATGTAACGCGTCCttgctgtttcttctcctgATGGCGGCTGATGATTCTGGATCTGTCTGTTCCTGCAGCTGCTTTGTTTTCTCCTTTAGAAGTCTTTCTTTCTCCTGAAGCTGTTTGTCTCGTTCagttagtttgtttttactggATTCCAGTTCATTCATTAAACTCTCCAgttgtctctctttgtctttcaaCTGTATCTGATTCTCCTTTAATAACAATAGTGTCCTATTTGTTTTTCCCAGTTCTTCTTTCACCACTCTGAGCAGTGTGTCCTTCTCTTCCAGTGTTTCATTATTCATCTCctgtatctgtgtgtctttCAGTTTCAGTTGTTGATCTCTCTCATGTagagctctgtctctctcctctagCTCTTTACTCGTCTTCTCTAGTGTTGTATTTGTATCTTTGAGTTGTGCGTCTTTCTCCTTGAtgattttctctctgtttctcagttctgtatctttattctttatttgtcttttataaTCCTCCAGCTGTTGGTCTTTATGTTCCAGTGATTTTAATGCTCCCTTcagttctttaaaatattaaacaggaGAGTGAACTGAATGATTAATGTGATCATAATCAGTCATCAGTTACAGAAGTACAGCTTGTTATGACTGAAGCCAAATTTAcaatatgtaattatttattagataaagtgagcaatttaattaattagaaaCATTGACTGATTGATTTTATTATAGTAAAACCAGGAAGGTACTTAAGGGATTTAATTTTAACGTCTGTATAATACATGCTTTAGAGCAGGGGTTCTCAACCTTTTAAAATTTAAGGCCcacaataaagaaaaagcataacatgaaaaaaaaaaaaaaagtagacagTAATGTGTTTTGCCACCGTCAGCTGTAAcgactaaaataaatattccatTTCCCACTAGTGAGACACCTGGACTTGCTTGGAAATAAGGAGATCAAGCCTAGGTGGGACGGGTGAGAGGCTGACATGCAGAGTAGCACTCAATGTTGTATTCAGTTTGTTTTGTGCTTTTGATTTCCTGACAGTCACAGTGGAAACTCTGACTGATATAAACAGGTGGTTGTAAAAGGGAACAGAAATGTGATTGTCCATTTTGACATGGATGGACACTGACTGTCAGGT contains the following coding sequences:
- the LOC128511917 gene encoding trichohyalin-like translates to MKMKNSALQTELKGALKSLEHKDQQLEDYKRQIKNKDTELRNREKIIKEKDAQLKDTNTTLEKTSKELEERDRALHERDQQLKLKDTQIQEMNNETLEEKDTLLRVVKEELGKTNRTLLLLKENQIQLKDKERQLESLMNELESSKNKLTERDKQLQEKERLLKEKTKQLQEQTDPESSAAIRRRNSKDALHPYMSGETQDSAAPIRRRNSMEGRRPTLDAESCSLHSPVSVPGAELRLVLLGRTGSGKSAAENTILSREERNQAATSRATSTSTQQSESTQGDVAGRKVTVVDTPDWFSPGLSLEKLQHDVGLCVQKSAPGPHAFLLVIPVKQPTGEESEMLEKIEETFGERFWKNTMIIFSVTDDLQKKNIKKFIQSGDQEVQRLVEKCGNRFHCLNIKERGDGSQVSELLEKIEKMVEGNREKFYSSEIYLETESQIRAMETKILKKSEEKRMREEMEVKEKMEREVQQSLTNIEGVIQEHEGDIRQLNERTTELERKMKEERDEEKRKELERELKQEVERRTEMEEKVKKLKEKRERERREMEERHQQEIEEIREVYEGEVRMETERNLIKTILPELQRNILASKTKMQEEFIRQMEEKNRELKTLEQKLLDLTETHSLCKEVYGKAVSSSESERAAVTEEVSKGIFQTLTDYIVTG